One Streptomyces sp. R28 DNA window includes the following coding sequences:
- a CDS encoding ROK family protein: MAGRSGRTVRDLRRGNRTAVLRRLYFDGPLSRFELGPATGLSSGSVSNVVAELIADGLVEEAGSVDSDGGRPRILLRVAPGSGHMIGVDVGETRVRTGLFDLTLTELARAERPLAPQRYDVEGIVRHVRDGITEVLAGAGIAPERLLGVGIGVPGIIEHTPRLGALVHGQTIGWDAVPLEQLLRDGSELPGAVPYFIDNGARTLGQAEMWFGGGRGARSAVVVLFGSGVGACLVAPEAEDGRAVEWGHLTVRVRGRRCRCGALGCLEAYAGAEALLERWREEGGSVPEGADEETALAAMLAGAFPPDGGAADPVALAVLEETAEYVGAGLSDLINLFQPERILIGGWAGLRLGAHLLPAVRRHAASYALRHPARKVTVDLGRLGPDAVTVGAAILPLAEFFARGGRRAEPVPEAPSTAWRTALAERVAP; this comes from the coding sequence ATGGCGGGGCGCAGCGGGCGCACGGTACGCGACCTCAGACGGGGAAACCGTACGGCCGTACTGCGGCGCCTCTACTTCGACGGCCCCCTCAGCCGCTTCGAACTCGGCCCGGCGACCGGTCTCAGCTCCGGTTCCGTCAGCAATGTCGTCGCCGAGCTGATCGCGGACGGTCTGGTCGAGGAGGCCGGCAGCGTCGACTCCGACGGCGGCCGCCCCCGCATCCTCCTGCGCGTGGCTCCCGGCAGCGGTCACATGATCGGCGTCGACGTCGGCGAAACCCGGGTGCGGACCGGGCTGTTCGACCTGACTCTCACCGAACTCGCCCGCGCGGAACGGCCTTTGGCGCCGCAGCGGTACGACGTCGAAGGCATCGTCCGTCATGTGCGCGACGGCATCACCGAGGTACTCGCAGGAGCCGGCATCGCACCCGAACGGCTCCTCGGCGTCGGCATCGGCGTCCCAGGGATCATCGAACACACGCCGAGACTCGGTGCCCTGGTGCACGGGCAGACGATCGGCTGGGACGCGGTACCGCTGGAGCAGCTCCTGCGCGACGGCTCCGAACTCCCGGGCGCCGTCCCGTACTTCATCGACAACGGCGCCAGGACCCTCGGCCAGGCCGAGATGTGGTTCGGCGGCGGACGCGGCGCCCGTAGCGCGGTCGTCGTCCTGTTCGGCTCCGGCGTCGGCGCCTGTCTCGTCGCCCCCGAGGCGGAGGACGGGCGGGCGGTGGAGTGGGGGCATCTGACGGTACGGGTCAGGGGCCGCCGCTGCCGGTGCGGCGCGCTCGGCTGCCTGGAGGCGTACGCGGGCGCCGAGGCGCTGCTGGAACGCTGGCGCGAGGAAGGCGGGAGCGTGCCGGAAGGCGCCGACGAGGAGACCGCGCTGGCGGCGATGCTGGCCGGCGCCTTTCCGCCGGACGGCGGTGCGGCCGACCCGGTGGCGCTCGCCGTACTGGAGGAGACAGCCGAGTACGTGGGCGCGGGCCTGTCCGATCTGATCAACCTCTTCCAGCCCGAGCGCATCCTGATCGGCGGCTGGGCGGGTCTGCGGCTCGGCGCCCACCTCCTGCCCGCCGTACGCCGGCACGCGGCCTCGTACGCCCTGCGGCATCCGGCCCGCAAGGTCACCGTCGACCTGGGCAGGCTCGGCCCGGACGCGGTCACCGTCGGTGCCGCGATCCTGCCGCTCGCCGAATTCTTCGCCCGCGGCGGGCGACGCGCCGAGCCCGTGCCCGAGGCCCCGTCGACGGCCTGGCGCACGGCCCTGGCGGAGCGAGTGGCGCCCTGA
- a CDS encoding FBP domain-containing protein yields MKPLTEQDIRNSFINCSKGEAKRLSVPRDLDERPWDDLDFLGWRDPGAPDRSYLVTEREGRPVGVTLRFPSSQRGFLHRSMCSLCLTTHPGGGVSLMTARKAGTAGREGNSVGLYMCTDLACSLYVRGRKNLESGSRFEESLTLEEQIARTTGNLSAFLDKLYA; encoded by the coding sequence ATGAAGCCACTCACCGAGCAAGACATCCGCAACTCCTTCATCAACTGCTCGAAAGGCGAGGCCAAGCGCCTGTCCGTCCCCCGCGATCTCGACGAACGCCCTTGGGACGACCTCGACTTCCTCGGCTGGCGGGATCCGGGAGCGCCCGATCGCAGCTATCTGGTCACCGAGCGGGAGGGGCGCCCGGTGGGCGTCACCCTCCGCTTCCCCTCCTCGCAGCGCGGCTTCCTGCACCGCAGCATGTGCTCCCTCTGCCTGACGACCCATCCGGGCGGCGGCGTCTCGCTGATGACGGCCCGCAAGGCGGGGACGGCCGGCCGCGAGGGCAACTCGGTCGGCCTCTACATGTGCACCGACCTCGCCTGCTCGCTGTACGTCCGCGGCAGGAAGAACCTGGAGTCCGGGAGCCGCTTCGAGGAGAGCCTGACGCTGGAGGAGCAGATCGCCCGGACCACGGGCAATCTCAGCGCCTTCCTCGACAAGCTGTACGCCTGA
- a CDS encoding SDR family oxidoreductase, giving the protein MSSEAARRIVVTGATGNVGTSVVRLLSEDPEVGSVLGLARRMPDWSPPKTDWASVDLASEQGDLASMFGGADAVIHLAWAFQPTHDPAVTWRTNVLGSIQVFDAVAAARVPTLVHASSVGAYSPGPKDHAVDESWPTHGWPDAAYCREKAYLERALDTFDRSHPRVRVVRMRPAFLFKRESASEQRRIFGGRFLPGPLARPELLPFLPDIPGLRVQALHTDDAASAYQLAVKSDVRGAFNLAADPPVDAALLGEMLGARPVRVHRTAARSAIAAAWGLHLLPASPHLFDAVLGLPLMNCTRARTELGWRPQRTAPEVLEEFLQGMQRGEGAPTEPMRGRKVG; this is encoded by the coding sequence GTGAGCAGCGAAGCGGCCCGCAGGATCGTGGTCACCGGCGCCACGGGCAATGTCGGTACGAGCGTGGTGCGTCTCCTGTCGGAGGATCCGGAGGTCGGCTCCGTGCTGGGGCTGGCCCGCCGGATGCCCGACTGGTCGCCGCCCAAGACGGACTGGGCGTCGGTCGACCTGGCGTCCGAGCAGGGCGATCTTGCGAGCATGTTCGGGGGTGCCGACGCCGTCATCCATCTGGCCTGGGCGTTCCAGCCCACCCACGATCCGGCCGTGACCTGGCGGACGAACGTGCTGGGCAGTATTCAGGTCTTCGACGCGGTGGCCGCGGCGCGGGTCCCGACGCTGGTGCACGCGTCGTCGGTCGGCGCGTACTCGCCGGGGCCGAAGGACCACGCCGTGGACGAGTCGTGGCCGACACACGGCTGGCCCGACGCCGCGTACTGCCGGGAGAAGGCCTATCTGGAGCGGGCGCTGGACACCTTCGACCGGTCCCACCCCAGGGTGCGCGTGGTGCGGATGCGGCCGGCGTTCCTGTTCAAGCGGGAGTCGGCGAGCGAGCAGCGCCGGATCTTCGGCGGCCGCTTCCTGCCGGGGCCGCTGGCGCGCCCGGAGCTGCTGCCGTTCCTGCCCGACATTCCAGGGCTGCGGGTGCAGGCGCTGCACACGGACGACGCGGCCTCGGCGTATCAGCTGGCCGTGAAGTCCGACGTCCGCGGCGCGTTCAACCTCGCTGCCGACCCGCCGGTCGACGCGGCTCTGCTCGGTGAGATGCTCGGCGCCCGCCCGGTCCGGGTTCACCGTACGGCGGCCCGCTCGGCGATCGCCGCCGCGTGGGGGCTGCACCTGCTGCCCGCCTCCCCGCACCTCTTCGACGCGGTGCTCGGGCTGCCGCTGATGAACTGCACACGCGCGCGTACCGAACTGGGCTGGCGCCCGCAGCGCACTGCGCCCGAGGTGCTGGAGGAGTTCTTGCAGGGCATGCAGCGCGGCGAGGGTGCACCGACGGAGCCGATGCGGGGCCGCAAAGTGGGCTGA
- a CDS encoding TetR/AcrR family transcriptional regulator → MAANQGERTRRRLSTEKRREQLLAVGARLFSESPYDDVWIEQVAEIAGVSRGLLYHYFPNKRDFFAAVVERESERMLSMTAAVSGVPVREQLATGLDAYLEYVEAHAHGFRAFHRADAAGDQTVRKVYRQALAAQEKQILAAMAGDPEFGPVFEGRPDVGLAVRGWLAFTTAVCLEWLRGSDLSREQVRDLCARALLGVITP, encoded by the coding sequence ATGGCCGCGAACCAGGGCGAGCGCACCCGCCGCCGGCTCAGCACCGAGAAACGCCGTGAGCAGCTCCTCGCGGTCGGGGCGCGGCTGTTCTCGGAGAGCCCGTACGACGACGTGTGGATCGAGCAGGTCGCCGAGATCGCCGGTGTCTCACGCGGGCTGCTCTACCACTACTTTCCGAACAAGCGGGACTTCTTCGCGGCCGTCGTCGAGCGGGAGAGCGAGCGCATGCTGAGCATGACGGCCGCGGTGTCCGGAGTCCCGGTGCGCGAGCAGCTCGCCACGGGCCTCGACGCGTATCTGGAGTACGTCGAAGCCCACGCCCATGGATTCCGCGCCTTCCATCGCGCCGACGCGGCCGGCGACCAGACCGTGCGCAAGGTCTACCGACAGGCCCTGGCCGCACAGGAGAAGCAGATCCTCGCGGCCATGGCGGGGGACCCCGAGTTCGGCCCGGTCTTCGAGGGGCGGCCCGATGTAGGGCTCGCCGTGCGGGGCTGGCTGGCGTTCACCACGGCCGTCTGCCTGGAGTGGCTGAGAGGCTCGGACCTCTCCCGGGAGCAGGTGCGCGACCTGTGCGCCCGCGCCCTGCTGGGTGTCATCACGCCCTGA
- a CDS encoding lactonase family protein, with amino-acid sequence MGSGGLSRRRFVGTLAGSAAGVTLPAATACDDAPAPAETADTETPEATTPGTRPSAQTESREPSGPRPLYLGTYTSAEGGGTGIGLATYDPATGRITATGTITGVGDPSYLALHPNGRTLYAVNEREDGAVTAVRLADRTVLGSRSTGGAAPCHLSVHRSGRWLLSANYGTGSVAVHPIDASGALGERTDLVTHSSPAPGPGQEGPHAHQFITSPDGGHVLAVDLGTDTVYTYRLDPKAGTLTEVARAQTEPGAGPRHLTFHPGGRYAYLANEHDNTVAVCAYDADTGRLTVGAEQPTGTGSGTSYPAQIVVTPNGRYAYLANRGHNSLARYAVEADGARLRLLDTVPVSGDFPRQIALSPDGSLLFAANQRSSTVSVFHVDEGSGEVRLAGEPFASPVAVCALPL; translated from the coding sequence ATGGGCAGTGGTGGGCTGAGCAGGCGCCGATTCGTCGGAACCCTCGCGGGATCGGCGGCCGGCGTGACACTCCCGGCGGCCACGGCGTGCGACGACGCGCCCGCCCCGGCGGAGACGGCCGACACGGAGACCCCCGAGGCGACCACTCCCGGGACCCGCCCGAGCGCCCAGACCGAGAGCCGCGAGCCGTCCGGCCCGCGCCCGCTCTACCTCGGCACCTACACCTCCGCCGAGGGCGGCGGCACCGGCATCGGCCTCGCCACGTACGACCCGGCGACGGGCCGTATCACCGCCACCGGCACGATCACCGGCGTCGGCGACCCGTCGTATCTGGCACTGCACCCGAACGGCCGGACGCTGTACGCGGTCAACGAGCGTGAGGACGGTGCCGTGACCGCCGTCCGCCTCGCCGACCGCACGGTGCTGGGGAGCCGGAGCACCGGCGGGGCCGCGCCGTGCCATCTGTCGGTGCATCGGAGCGGCCGCTGGCTGCTGAGTGCCAACTACGGCACGGGCAGCGTCGCCGTACACCCGATCGACGCCTCGGGCGCGCTCGGGGAGCGCACCGACCTGGTCACGCATTCCAGTCCGGCACCCGGTCCGGGGCAGGAGGGCCCGCACGCCCACCAGTTCATCACGAGCCCCGACGGCGGCCATGTACTCGCCGTGGACCTCGGCACGGACACCGTGTACACCTATCGCCTCGACCCGAAGGCGGGCACGCTCACCGAGGTCGCGCGGGCGCAGACCGAGCCGGGTGCCGGCCCGCGTCATCTCACCTTCCACCCGGGCGGCCGGTACGCGTATCTGGCCAACGAGCACGACAACACCGTCGCGGTCTGCGCGTACGACGCAGACACGGGCCGGCTGACCGTCGGCGCGGAGCAGCCCACGGGCACGGGCTCGGGCACCAGCTATCCGGCGCAGATCGTCGTGACGCCGAACGGCCGCTACGCCTATCTCGCCAACCGGGGCCACAACAGCCTCGCCCGCTACGCGGTGGAGGCGGACGGCGCCCGGCTCAGGCTGCTCGACACGGTGCCGGTGTCCGGGGACTTCCCGCGCCAGATCGCCCTCTCGCCGGACGGCTCGCTGCTGTTCGCGGCGAACCAGCGGTCGAGCACCGTCAGCGTCTTCCACGTCGACGAGGGCAGCGGTGAAGTGCGGCTCGCCGGCGAGCCGTTCGCGTCACCCGTCGCCGTCTGTGCGCTGCCGCTGTAG
- a CDS encoding DUF2470 domain-containing protein gives MGDSQAWTAAPSAAERARSVLDAAWSCAVTAEGSREELVGAHIVTEDGRVLLDVPQDSALVAAAICAPRGEPAAVLEFADVAPVPVRKRIRARLWLSGWFTPEEGALAFQPTRVVLRQPSGAVVVDLDEFAAAAPDPLATAEARLLTHLADCHPDAVERLTRLVDSDSLHGAVRVQPLAVDRHGLTLRIERARAQADVRLPFHRPADDVAQLTERMHILLTQASAASCPRALQRQRTDGDG, from the coding sequence ATGGGTGACAGCCAAGCGTGGACGGCCGCGCCTTCCGCGGCGGAGCGGGCCCGGTCGGTGCTCGACGCCGCGTGGTCCTGCGCGGTGACCGCGGAGGGCAGTCGCGAGGAACTCGTCGGAGCGCACATCGTGACCGAGGACGGCCGTGTCCTGCTGGACGTGCCGCAGGACAGTGCGCTCGTCGCGGCGGCGATCTGCGCGCCCCGCGGAGAGCCCGCCGCCGTCCTGGAGTTCGCCGACGTCGCCCCCGTACCCGTACGCAAACGGATTCGCGCCCGGCTCTGGCTGTCCGGCTGGTTCACCCCCGAGGAGGGCGCGCTGGCGTTCCAGCCGACGCGGGTGGTGCTGCGGCAGCCGTCCGGTGCGGTGGTGGTCGACCTCGACGAGTTCGCCGCCGCCGCGCCCGACCCGCTGGCCACCGCCGAGGCCCGGCTGCTCACCCACCTCGCCGACTGCCACCCGGACGCCGTCGAGCGGCTCACCCGCCTCGTCGACTCCGACAGCCTGCACGGCGCGGTCCGCGTCCAGCCCCTCGCCGTCGACCGGCACGGACTGACGCTGCGGATCGAACGCGCCCGCGCCCAGGCCGACGTACGACTGCCGTTCCACCGGCCCGCCGACGACGTCGCACAGCTCACCGAACGCATGCACATCCTGCTCACCCAGGCCAGCGCCGCCTCCTGCCCCCGCGCCCTACAGCGGCAGCGCACAGACGGCGACGGGTGA
- a CDS encoding PAS domain S-box protein yields MDSARPEAVVWRNRALMVFDRVSVPIAVCDVYGAVLLANPAMAAECGTSPGRLRGRDVLELFRPQETTQVERIAEALRLRHRSRYQVSVRWQAPGGAERYGELTADPVSDTAEDTPALLVMLRVLGEREAQERRPVKVAPAEARILALLAGGATTAQAARETGLTVDGVNYHLRRLSARWTAANRTELVARAYALGVLTPGVWPPTVPETE; encoded by the coding sequence GTGGACTCGGCTCGACCCGAGGCCGTGGTGTGGCGCAACCGCGCCCTGATGGTCTTCGACCGCGTCTCGGTGCCGATCGCGGTCTGTGACGTGTACGGCGCGGTCCTGCTGGCCAATCCGGCGATGGCGGCGGAGTGCGGTACGAGCCCGGGGCGGCTGCGCGGCCGGGACGTGCTGGAGCTGTTTCGGCCGCAGGAGACGACGCAGGTGGAGCGGATCGCCGAGGCGCTGCGGCTGCGGCACCGGTCGCGCTACCAGGTGTCGGTGCGCTGGCAGGCGCCCGGCGGTGCGGAGCGGTACGGGGAGCTGACGGCGGACCCGGTGAGCGACACCGCGGAGGACACGCCGGCACTGCTGGTGATGCTGCGGGTCCTGGGCGAGCGCGAGGCACAGGAACGCAGGCCCGTGAAGGTGGCGCCGGCCGAGGCGCGCATCCTGGCGCTGCTCGCCGGGGGCGCCACCACCGCGCAGGCCGCCCGGGAGACCGGCCTCACCGTGGACGGCGTGAACTACCACCTGCGACGCCTGTCGGCCCGCTGGACCGCGGCGAACCGCACGGAACTGGTCGCCCGCGCCTACGCACTGGGGGTGCTGACTCCCGGGGTGTGGCCGCCGACAGTTCCGGAGACGGAGTAG
- a CDS encoding phosphotransferase family protein — MVDSWERARQVLDAAGLAPGHLAHLRPLSGGTYNTVEELVLVDGRRYVLKVPPASTLPGMTYESELLVSEAEFYRAAAKAEVAAPRVVSLGSHLLMTACPGDPWNGSLTDTEQAVLRTELGRQVARLHTVTGPGFGYPSGALGPLADDWRTAFTGMLDAVLDDARRYGARLPRPADAVAGTLRAAYDALDEVTVPCLVHFDLWPGNILVDRASGEARIGGLIDGERMFWGDPLADFVSLALLGDIKKDEAFLAGYREAAGRTDFDAAARLRLALYRSYLYLIMLTETVPRAVDAGQERWVQEAVAPELLAALAEIEDLTA, encoded by the coding sequence GTGGTGGACTCCTGGGAACGGGCCCGGCAGGTCCTGGACGCGGCGGGCCTTGCGCCGGGACACCTCGCCCACCTGCGCCCGCTGTCGGGCGGCACGTACAACACGGTCGAGGAGCTGGTCCTCGTCGACGGCCGTCGCTATGTGCTGAAGGTGCCGCCCGCCTCGACCCTCCCGGGCATGACGTACGAGAGCGAACTCCTCGTGTCCGAGGCCGAGTTCTACCGTGCGGCCGCGAAGGCGGAGGTGGCGGCGCCGCGTGTGGTGAGCCTCGGGAGTCATCTGCTGATGACCGCCTGCCCGGGCGACCCCTGGAACGGCTCGCTCACGGACACGGAACAGGCCGTTCTGCGCACGGAGTTGGGCCGTCAGGTCGCCCGGCTGCACACCGTCACGGGGCCGGGCTTCGGCTACCCGTCCGGTGCCCTCGGCCCGCTCGCCGACGACTGGCGCACCGCGTTCACGGGGATGCTCGACGCCGTCCTGGACGACGCCCGCCGCTACGGGGCCCGGCTGCCGCGCCCCGCCGACGCCGTCGCCGGTACGCTCCGGGCCGCCTACGACGCGCTCGACGAGGTCACCGTCCCGTGTCTCGTCCACTTCGACCTGTGGCCGGGCAACATCCTGGTCGACCGTGCGTCGGGGGAGGCCCGTATCGGCGGGCTCATCGACGGGGAGCGCATGTTCTGGGGCGACCCGCTGGCCGACTTCGTCTCCCTGGCGCTGCTGGGGGACATCAAGAAGGACGAGGCGTTCCTGGCCGGCTACCGGGAGGCCGCAGGACGGACCGACTTCGACGCGGCGGCCCGACTGCGCCTCGCCCTCTACCGCTCCTACCTCTACCTGATCATGCTCACCGAGACGGTCCCCCGGGCGGTCGACGCCGGGCAGGAGCGCTGGGTCCAGGAGGCCGTCGCTCCGGAACTGCTCGCGGCGCTGGCCGAGATCGAGGACCTGACGGCGTAG
- a CDS encoding aromatic acid exporter family protein, translating to MRDVREGTPSLERLGKLRRDPVVVQTLRSAAAATIAYVIALRLSPEAAPLTAPLTALLVVQVTLYATLTNGIRRVNSVVAGVLVAIAFSLLVGLTWWSLALLIVASLVVGHLVRVDEYVPEVAISAMLVLGVTTVGDTAWARILETLIGAVVGLGFNLLLAPPVWVEEAGESLEGLARRLRQLMLRIGEEAAGHTPFEQAAARLHEARRLDHDIVEVDAALKQAEDSLRLNPRVRDSLLHRVVLRTGLDTLEICTVVLRVLARTLTDLAKEREPEPLFAKETGTVVEQLLSEIADAVVSFSVLVTTHVSSNADAAESRLTAELRTAAGTRDKLALLLREEAGREDGHWQLLGAVLTEVNRILDELDTEHRSRRLLEELDRVSQEQRTRMARLTRLRERMGVQEQLWRNRTGFGGRSS from the coding sequence ATGCGGGACGTACGTGAGGGGACGCCGTCCCTGGAACGGCTCGGGAAACTGCGCCGGGACCCGGTGGTGGTCCAGACGCTGCGGTCGGCGGCCGCGGCGACGATCGCGTACGTCATCGCGCTGCGCCTGAGCCCCGAGGCCGCGCCGCTGACCGCGCCCCTGACCGCGCTGCTGGTCGTCCAGGTCACGCTGTACGCCACGCTCACCAACGGCATCCGGCGGGTGAACTCCGTGGTGGCCGGTGTCCTGGTCGCCATCGCCTTCAGCCTCCTGGTCGGCCTGACCTGGTGGAGTCTGGCGCTGCTGATCGTGGCCTCGCTGGTGGTGGGCCATCTGGTGCGGGTCGACGAGTACGTGCCCGAAGTGGCGATCAGCGCGATGCTGGTCCTCGGTGTCACCACGGTCGGGGACACGGCCTGGGCACGGATTCTGGAGACACTGATCGGCGCGGTGGTCGGGCTCGGCTTCAATCTGCTCCTCGCGCCGCCGGTGTGGGTGGAGGAGGCCGGTGAGTCGCTGGAGGGACTGGCCCGTCGGCTGCGGCAGTTGATGCTGCGCATCGGCGAGGAGGCCGCCGGCCACACACCGTTCGAGCAGGCCGCGGCCCGGCTGCACGAGGCGCGCCGGCTCGACCACGACATCGTCGAGGTGGACGCGGCGCTGAAGCAGGCCGAGGACAGCCTGCGGCTCAATCCGCGCGTGCGCGACAGTCTGCTGCACCGCGTGGTGCTGCGCACCGGACTGGACACCCTGGAGATCTGCACGGTGGTCCTGCGGGTGCTCGCGCGCACCCTCACCGACCTCGCGAAGGAGCGGGAGCCCGAGCCGCTGTTCGCGAAGGAGACGGGCACCGTCGTGGAGCAGTTGCTGTCCGAGATCGCCGACGCGGTGGTCAGCTTCTCGGTGCTGGTCACCACCCATGTCAGCAGCAACGCCGACGCGGCGGAGTCCCGGCTCACCGCCGAGTTGCGCACGGCGGCGGGCACCCGCGACAAGCTGGCCCTGCTGCTGCGCGAGGAGGCGGGGCGCGAGGACGGGCACTGGCAGCTGCTCGGCGCCGTACTCACCGAGGTGAACCGCATCCTCGACGAGCTGGACACCGAGCACCGCTCGCGCCGGCTGCTGGAGGAACTGGACCGCGTGTCGCAGGAGCAGCGCACCCGGATGGCACGCCTGACCCGGCTGCGTGAGCGCATGGGAGTTCAGGAGCAGCTGTGGCGGAACCGCACGGGGTTCGGCGGGCGTTCTTCGTGA
- a CDS encoding SDR family NAD(P)-dependent oxidoreductase, whose translation MSTAQHKIGSGFGAHSTADDVLSSIDLSGKLAIVTGGYSGIGLETTRALAKAGARVVVPARRPDTAREALQGLDGVEVDALDLGDLESVRAFAERFLDSGRTVDFMIDNAGIMACPETRVGPGWEAQFATNHLGHFALVNRLWPAIEPGGARVVSVSSRGHHFSGIRWDDLHWQQGYDKWQAYGQAKTANVLFAVHLDRLAADRGVRAFALHPGGILTPLQRHLPKEEMVAHGWIDENGDPIPQDGFKTPEQGAATQVWAATSPQLTGMGGVYLEDCDIAEPAPADGERAGVKDWAVDPEQAARLWTLSAQLTGVNAFAA comes from the coding sequence ATGAGCACTGCACAGCACAAGATCGGTTCGGGGTTCGGCGCCCACAGCACCGCCGACGACGTCCTCAGCTCCATCGATTTGTCCGGCAAGCTCGCGATCGTCACCGGCGGTTACTCGGGAATCGGCCTGGAGACCACGCGTGCCCTCGCCAAGGCCGGCGCCCGGGTCGTCGTGCCCGCCCGCCGTCCGGACACCGCGCGCGAAGCTCTCCAGGGCCTGGACGGCGTGGAGGTCGACGCGCTCGACCTCGGGGACCTGGAGAGCGTGCGCGCCTTCGCCGAGCGGTTCCTCGACTCGGGTCGCACGGTCGACTTCATGATCGACAACGCCGGGATCATGGCCTGCCCGGAAACCCGGGTGGGGCCCGGCTGGGAGGCGCAGTTCGCGACCAACCACCTCGGTCACTTCGCCCTGGTCAACCGCCTGTGGCCGGCGATCGAGCCCGGGGGCGCCCGCGTGGTGTCCGTGTCCTCGCGCGGCCACCACTTCTCCGGCATCCGCTGGGACGACCTGCACTGGCAGCAGGGCTACGACAAGTGGCAGGCCTACGGGCAGGCCAAGACCGCCAACGTCCTGTTCGCCGTCCATCTCGACCGGCTCGCGGCGGACCGCGGCGTCCGGGCGTTCGCGCTCCATCCCGGCGGCATCCTCACGCCTCTCCAGCGGCATCTGCCCAAGGAGGAGATGGTGGCCCACGGCTGGATCGACGAGAACGGCGACCCGATCCCGCAGGACGGCTTCAAGACGCCAGAGCAGGGCGCCGCGACCCAGGTGTGGGCCGCGACCTCACCGCAGCTGACCGGCATGGGCGGCGTCTACCTGGAGGACTGCGACATCGCCGAGCCCGCGCCGGCCGACGGCGAGCGCGCCGGCGTGAAGGACTGGGCGGTCGACCCGGAGCAGGCGGCGCGTCTGTGGACGCTGTCGGCCCAGCTCACGGGTGTGAACGCGTTCGCCGCGTAG
- a CDS encoding erythromycin esterase family protein has translation MNRHRTGLVLTLFIILAALTTGIPATAAPTSTTVVEALDRAAHPLRSVEPGGGTGDLRPLDRMIGDARVVGLGEATHGSHDFFALKDRVLRHLVEEKGFRTFALEAPWSTGLRLNDYVLYGKGDPRRIMREEFQRDYLWWNNTDYLRLVQWMRAYNVRHPGDPVRFMGDDIAWTGPELYDAVEDHVAGAAPGLSARLAELYRGLRPTVPTGAYIEQYLSLPYAARMERAARTGEALRLVERMAPGADRAAYDWAVQHATVIDRTARQYAFDLEDPAQIAEAMRYRDGAMASAVVWWQRHTGTKVLLSAHNNHVGYLPEEPAENPKVQGAFLRDLLGAGYVSVGLTFDHGSFEATGRDDDVIRRWTLGPAGPGSNERTLDRVRHRDYVLDLRTTGAPARDWLRQARPTRSIGTAYPDGPYAIALARSYDVLIHLHRVEAARLRDR, from the coding sequence ATGAATCGGCATCGGACCGGATTAGTGCTGACCCTGTTCATCATCCTCGCCGCCCTGACGACCGGCATCCCGGCCACGGCGGCACCGACCTCCACCACGGTCGTCGAGGCACTCGACCGCGCCGCCCACCCGCTGCGGAGCGTCGAACCGGGCGGCGGCACCGGCGATCTGCGCCCCCTGGACCGGATGATCGGCGACGCCCGGGTGGTCGGCCTGGGCGAGGCCACCCACGGCTCGCACGACTTCTTCGCCCTCAAGGACCGCGTCTTGCGCCACCTCGTCGAGGAGAAGGGCTTCCGCACCTTCGCCCTGGAGGCCCCCTGGAGCACCGGCCTGCGCCTCAACGATTATGTGCTGTACGGCAAGGGTGACCCGCGGCGCATCATGCGCGAGGAGTTCCAGCGGGACTACCTGTGGTGGAACAACACCGACTACCTGCGGCTCGTTCAGTGGATGCGCGCTTACAACGTCCGGCACCCCGGCGACCCCGTCCGCTTCATGGGCGACGACATCGCCTGGACCGGACCCGAGCTGTACGACGCCGTCGAGGACCATGTGGCCGGTGCCGCTCCCGGGCTGAGTGCCCGCCTCGCCGAGCTCTACCGCGGACTGCGGCCCACCGTGCCGACCGGGGCGTACATCGAGCAGTACCTGAGCCTGCCGTACGCCGCACGCATGGAGCGGGCGGCGCGTACGGGCGAGGCGCTGCGGCTGGTCGAGCGGATGGCCCCGGGAGCCGACCGCGCGGCGTACGACTGGGCCGTCCAGCACGCGACGGTGATCGACCGGACCGCCCGGCAGTACGCCTTCGACCTCGAGGACCCCGCACAGATCGCCGAGGCCATGCGCTACCGGGACGGGGCGATGGCCTCCGCCGTGGTGTGGTGGCAGCGGCACACCGGCACCAAGGTGCTGCTGTCGGCGCACAACAACCACGTCGGCTACCTGCCGGAGGAACCCGCCGAGAACCCGAAGGTGCAGGGCGCGTTCCTGCGCGACCTCCTCGGCGCGGGCTATGTGAGCGTGGGCCTGACCTTCGATCACGGCTCGTTCGAGGCCACCGGCCGGGACGACGACGTCATCCGCCGCTGGACGCTCGGACCGGCGGGCCCGGGCAGCAACGAGCGGACGCTCGACCGGGTGCGACACCGCGACTACGTGCTCGACCTGCGGACCACCGGAGCTCCGGCTCGTGACTGGCTGCGGCAGGCGCGGCCGACGCGCAGCATCGGCACCGCCTACCCCGACGGCCCGTACGCCATCGCGCTCGCCCGCAGCTACGACGTCCTGATCCATCTGCACCGGGTGGAGGCGGCGCGGCTGAGGGACCGGTAG